Below is a genomic region from Flavobacterium ginsengisoli.
ACTTTCTTGAAAAAGTTCGTAAACGCTGTGATGAGGTTGGAGCTTTGATGATTGTTGACGAAATTCAGCCAGGTTTTGGAAGAACAGGAAAACTTTTTGGTTTCCAAAATTATGATGTTGTTCCAGATATCGTGGTTATGGGTAAAGGAATGGGTGGCGGAATGCCAGTTGGCGCATTCACCGCTTCTGCCGAAAAAATGGATCTTTTAACTGAAAATCCAAAATTAGGACATATCACCACTTTTGGAGGTCACCCTGTCATTGCGTCAGCTTGTTTGGCTACTTTGCAAGAATTAACTGAAACAAATTTAATGGCAGAAACGCTGGAGAAGGAAAAACTCTTCAGATCGCTTTTGGTACATCCTTTGATTACAGAAGTTAGAGGAAAAGGATTAATGCTTGCCGCAATGACAGAATCGGCAGACATTACAAACGAAGTCATTTTAACCTGTCAAGACAGAGGTCTTATTTTATTCTGGCTTTTATTTGAAGGATGCGCAATACGAATTACACCTCCTTTGACTATTTCTGAAGATGAAATTAGAGAAGGCTGTGCTATTATTTTAGACGTTATGGACGGAATAATAAAAAAGAATAACAATTAAAAACAAAATTATTTGAGTGCTGTTTTTAATAAAAATAACAGAACTTAATACTCAATTTGTATTTCGGTTAAATCTTTTAGTACAAATAAAAAAATGACAAAACCGAAGCTAATCCCCTAATAATAAAGGAGATTTCTTCCCAAAATAGAATAAAAAACGCTATATATTGTTAATTAAATTGTTCAAAACAATTAATTTCTTATCCTTACAACAACTATATGGTTGCCTAAATTTATATCAGGCTAATTTCAAATATACGAAGTATGCAATTAAGCAACGAAGAAGAAGATTATAACCTATCCCTATCCAAATTTGAGTCGATGTTAAAAACCAACAAAGTACTCTTTTTTGATTCTGAAGAATTCGAAGAAATCATTCTTCATTATTTAGACATAGGTAAGGCTAATTTAGCAAAGAAGGCCTTAAAACTTGCTTTAGACCAGCATCCAAAATCTACAGGCTTAAAATTAGTACAAGTAGAAATGCTAGTCTATGATGATAAACTTGAGATCGCTGAAAAGCTTTTGAATGAGTTATACGCAATTGAACCTAACAACGAGGAAATCTATATCCAGAAAGCCAATATCTGTTCCAAAAGAGACCAGCACGAAAAAGCAGTAGAGCTTTTAAAAATTGCGCTTCAATACACTGATGATTATGCAGATGTGTACAATTTGATTGGAATGGAATATCTTTTTATGGATAATCTCGAAATGGCAAAAGACAGTTTCATCAAATGTCTTGAAGAAGACTTAGAAGATCAATCTGCTCTCTATAACGTAGTGTATTGTTTTGAATTTTTAGATCAAAACCAAGAAGCTATTGTATATCTTAACGAATATATCAACAGAAATCCGTACAGCGAAATTGCATGGCATCAGCTTGGACGTTTGCATTATGGCGTAAAAGAATATGAAAATGCTATTCGAGCATTTGATTATGCAACACTGATTGATGATGAATTTTTGGGTGCTTTTATGGAAAAAGCAAAAGCTTATGAGCGCCTAAAAAAATACAACGAAGCAATCGAAAGTTATAACAGAACTATCGAATTGGACGATGCGACTTCGTATGCTCTTCTTCGAATTGGTAAATGTTATGAAAAACTTGGAAATTTAGCGAAGGCAATCCAATATTATAACCAAACTGTACACGAAGATCCGCTTTTAGATAAAGGTTGGATTGCGATTACAGATTTTCATCTTCGTCAAAAAAACTATCAAAAAGCATTATTTTTTGTAAATAAAGCTTTGGCGATTGACAATCAGAATCGTTTGTATTGGAAAAGATACGCAACAATCAACAAACAAATGAATTTCTTTGAAGAAGCCGAATTTGGCTTTAGAAAAGCAGTAGAGTTTGGCGATTATGCATTAGACACTTGGTTATACTGGGTTGATATTCTTCAGTTTTTAGGAGAATTTGAAACTGCAATTCAAACCTTATTGCAAGCTTCCGAATATTTCCCTGAAGAAAATGAAATCGAATATCGTTTGGCTGGATTGTATTTTATGATTCAAGACAATACAAAAGCTAAATTCCATTTAAGCAATGGTTTACGCCTAAACTTTGACAATTATATCTTGATCGAAGATTTGTTTCCTGTGGTTTGGACAAAAAAAACAGTAAAAAATTATATAGAAAAACATCGTAAATAAGAATGGTTGATATTTTATTAAGAAGACGTTTTGGATTATTAGGACGCAACATAAGCTACTCTTTTTCAAAAGGTTATTTTACAGAAAAATTTAATAATGAAGTTTTTGCTGGTAACAGCTATGAGAATTTTGACATTTCGGAGATTAATTACTTTACAGAATTAATTAAGAACAATCCTGATTTAAAGGGTTTAAATGTTACCATTCCGTACAAAGAACAAGTTATTCCATTCTTAGATAAATTATCAAAAAAAGTAGCTTTAATTGGCGCTGTAAACACCATTAAGTTTACCAAAAATGGTAAATTAAAAGGCTACAACACCGATTATTACGGATTTAAGAAATCTCTAAAACCATTACTAGAGCCACATCATAAAAAAGCACTTATTTTAGGAACAGGTGGTGCTTCTAAAGGTGTCGCTTTTGCTTTGGATGAATTGAATATTCCCTACACTTTTGTCTCTAGAGAAGCAAAAGAAAACATTATTGATTATGATTTAATCAATGCTACTACTTTTGATAATTTTCAAATCATAATCAATTGCACGCCAGTTGGAACGAGTCCAAATATTGATGCTTGTCCAAATTTACCTTACGAGTTTTTTACAGAAAAACATATTGCATACGATTTAATCTACAATCCAGCAGAAACCACTTTCTTGAGAAAAGCAAAAGAAATGGGAGCTGTAATAAAAAATGGACATGATATGCTTATTTTTCAAGCCGAAAAAGCTTGGAAAATCTGGAACAAATAAAAAATTAAAATGTTAAAGTAATTTTCGTAAATTAGTCTACTCATTTGCAGACAGTTATGGAAAAACAACTACTTTACTTTAGCATTTTTTTCTTATTACATTTCTTGCAGTGGCTCAAGACGAGGACATCGACAGAAGCAATAGTCCATTTGCCGAACCTCGTTATCATTACTTTCTGCAAACCATTTTACTGTACAACGAATACTTAGACACTAAGAACGGTTCGTATAATACCACAAATTTGCGTGTTTTACAGCCAATAGGCAACAAAGCTTGGAATCTGAGATTTGATTTACCTTTAATTTCGACCAACTCCAATTCTATCAATCAAACTGGACTTGGCGACGTAGGTGCTGGAGTAAGTTTTATTCCTTATTTTAAGAAAAATAACGGAATTGGACTTAGAACCCGTGTCATCTCAAATTCTGCCGCAGATCCAAGTTTTGGCACCGGAAAATGGGTTGTTATCCCTGCCGGTATTTTTGCAAAATACTTCAATCACAAAAGATTTTTATGGTTTGCAACTTTGGAACATTCTCAAAGTTTTGCAGGATCCAGTAACCGAAGCGACATAAGCGTAACCTTACTAGAGAATAACTTGTTATGGTTCTTTGGCAAAAATTGGATTGCTACAGATGTAGCTTTTAGATACAATTACATTCTAGAAGGATTTCAAAATAATGCTTTTATGGAATTTGGTCGAAAAATAACCCCAACAAACTTAGTTTATGTACACCCAAGCGTAGCTTTTGGTGGCGAAAAATCGTATAATTTTGGTATGGAAGTCGGTATGCTAATTTTGTTTTAATTAGGAACAAACTGCTAATTAAGCTTTACTTTTATGATTTATTTATTTTTTTTATTTAAAAATCTCAAAAAGTATTATTTCAATCTTATCAATTAAAACACCAAAAATTAATATATCATACTGCTCAATTGAATTAAACAATAAGAATTTTGTCGCAAATTAGCGTATAAACAAAGGATTTATTTTGTAGTTAGAAACACCTTTACTATCTTTCGCTCTGTTTAAAATAAAAACCTTAAACATTTTTAAAGATGTTAGAAGAAAAGAATGATAACCTGCATGAAGCAGACG
It encodes:
- a CDS encoding aspartate aminotransferase family protein, producing MNPDFIKYQAQTSPYPLGMEVSHAIGSYIYDTNDKKYLDFVAGVSACTLGHQHPRVNQAIKDQLDKYSHVMVYGEYSQSPAVQYCKLMASLLPESLNKTYLVNSGTEAIEGSLKLAKRVTGRSQLISCHNAYHGNTMGSMSVMGFEERKQAFRPLLPDVDFITFNNEEDLQKITTRTAAILLETIQGGAGFIQPENNFLEKVRKRCDEVGALMIVDEIQPGFGRTGKLFGFQNYDVVPDIVVMGKGMGGGMPVGAFTASAEKMDLLTENPKLGHITTFGGHPVIASACLATLQELTETNLMAETLEKEKLFRSLLVHPLITEVRGKGLMLAAMTESADITNEVILTCQDRGLILFWLLFEGCAIRITPPLTISEDEIREGCAIILDVMDGIIKKNNN
- a CDS encoding tetratricopeptide repeat protein codes for the protein MQLSNEEEDYNLSLSKFESMLKTNKVLFFDSEEFEEIILHYLDIGKANLAKKALKLALDQHPKSTGLKLVQVEMLVYDDKLEIAEKLLNELYAIEPNNEEIYIQKANICSKRDQHEKAVELLKIALQYTDDYADVYNLIGMEYLFMDNLEMAKDSFIKCLEEDLEDQSALYNVVYCFEFLDQNQEAIVYLNEYINRNPYSEIAWHQLGRLHYGVKEYENAIRAFDYATLIDDEFLGAFMEKAKAYERLKKYNEAIESYNRTIELDDATSYALLRIGKCYEKLGNLAKAIQYYNQTVHEDPLLDKGWIAITDFHLRQKNYQKALFFVNKALAIDNQNRLYWKRYATINKQMNFFEEAEFGFRKAVEFGDYALDTWLYWVDILQFLGEFETAIQTLLQASEYFPEENEIEYRLAGLYFMIQDNTKAKFHLSNGLRLNFDNYILIEDLFPVVWTKKTVKNYIEKHRK
- a CDS encoding shikimate dehydrogenase family protein; the encoded protein is MVDILLRRRFGLLGRNISYSFSKGYFTEKFNNEVFAGNSYENFDISEINYFTELIKNNPDLKGLNVTIPYKEQVIPFLDKLSKKVALIGAVNTIKFTKNGKLKGYNTDYYGFKKSLKPLLEPHHKKALILGTGGASKGVAFALDELNIPYTFVSREAKENIIDYDLINATTFDNFQIIINCTPVGTSPNIDACPNLPYEFFTEKHIAYDLIYNPAETTFLRKAKEMGAVIKNGHDMLIFQAEKAWKIWNK
- a CDS encoding lipid A phosphoethanolamine transferase, with product MAQDEDIDRSNSPFAEPRYHYFLQTILLYNEYLDTKNGSYNTTNLRVLQPIGNKAWNLRFDLPLISTNSNSINQTGLGDVGAGVSFIPYFKKNNGIGLRTRVISNSAADPSFGTGKWVVIPAGIFAKYFNHKRFLWFATLEHSQSFAGSSNRSDISVTLLENNLLWFFGKNWIATDVAFRYNYILEGFQNNAFMEFGRKITPTNLVYVHPSVAFGGEKSYNFGMEVGMLILF